A stretch of the Microcoleus sp. FACHB-672 genome encodes the following:
- a CDS encoding cyanophycinase yields MSENQNRGQLVIIGGAEDKEGDCKILREFVRRAGGIKARIAVMTAATSLPREVGDNYVRVFERLGAEDVRVVNSERREDASDSSYLETIENCTAVFFTGGDQARIIELLKDTELDTAIHRRYAEGIVVGGTSAGAAMMPDEMIIEGDSETNPRVDVVAMGPGMGFLPGIVVDQHFAQRGRLGRLISALVQQPAVLGLGIDENTAIIVNGDEFEVVGEGAVTVIDETEKTHDNIDGLLKDEALAVCGAKLHILPHGYRFNLKTRKPVLERVPAPMA; encoded by the coding sequence ATGTCGGAAAATCAAAACCGTGGGCAATTAGTCATTATTGGTGGGGCGGAAGATAAGGAAGGAGACTGCAAAATCCTTCGTGAATTCGTGCGACGCGCCGGCGGCATTAAAGCTAGAATTGCCGTAATGACCGCTGCAACCAGCCTGCCTAGAGAAGTTGGAGATAACTATGTCAGAGTGTTTGAGCGGTTAGGTGCTGAAGATGTTCGAGTCGTTAACAGCGAACGTCGCGAAGATGCAAGTGACTCCAGCTACTTAGAAACCATAGAAAATTGCACCGCCGTGTTTTTCACCGGCGGCGATCAAGCCCGTATTATCGAGTTGTTAAAAGACACCGAACTCGATACAGCGATTCACAGACGCTACGCTGAAGGAATCGTGGTGGGGGGGACAAGTGCAGGTGCCGCGATGATGCCCGACGAAATGATTATTGAGGGAGACTCTGAGACAAATCCTCGTGTGGATGTGGTGGCAATGGGTCCTGGTATGGGCTTCCTGCCGGGGATCGTAGTGGATCAGCATTTCGCACAGCGTGGACGCTTGGGCCGCTTAATTTCAGCACTGGTACAGCAGCCGGCAGTTTTGGGATTAGGAATTGACGAGAACACAGCAATTATTGTCAACGGTGACGAGTTTGAAGTTGTGGGCGAAGGCGCGGTGACAGTCATCGATGAAACCGAAAAAACCCATGACAACATCGATGGACTTTTGAAAGATGAGGCTTTAGCCGTTTGCGGCGCTAAACTCCACATTCTGCCACATGGATATCGCTTTAACTTAAAAACCCGAAAGCCGGTTCTTGAAAGAGTTCCTGCGCCGATGGCATAA
- a CDS encoding glycogen-binding domain-containing protein, with protein MACSIEFKLFAPNNKAAELIGSFSDWKEIPMEKDEDGYFRT; from the coding sequence ATGGCTTGCTCTATTGAATTTAAGTTATTCGCTCCCAACAATAAAGCAGCAGAGTTAATTGGGTCATTCTCCGACTGGAAAGAAATCCCGATGGAAAAAGATGAGGATGGCTACTTTCGGACATAG
- a CDS encoding SDR family oxidoreductase, with protein sequence MQLTDKVALITGAGSGIGKAAAKLLAKEGTKVAALGRTEDELKEVVEQIQQSGGEAMSVIADISEADQMQQAYQQVSDKWGRLDIVFANAGINGVWAPIEELKPEEWEKTIKVNLTGTFFTVKYAVPYLKKQGGSVIITSSINGTRVFSNTGATAYSSTKAGQVAFAKMVALELAESRIRVNVICPGAISTNIDQNTEQRNIDSVKEPVEFPEGQIPLTDGKPGTSEQVAQLVLFLASEASSHITGTEMWIDGGQSLLLG encoded by the coding sequence ATGCAACTCACAGATAAAGTTGCGCTTATTACCGGCGCAGGCTCTGGGATCGGTAAAGCCGCTGCAAAATTGCTGGCCAAAGAAGGCACGAAGGTGGCAGCGCTGGGACGCACAGAGGATGAATTGAAAGAAGTGGTTGAGCAGATTCAGCAAAGCGGCGGTGAAGCAATGTCGGTGATTGCTGATATTTCAGAAGCCGATCAGATGCAACAAGCTTATCAACAAGTTTCGGATAAGTGGGGCCGGCTCGATATTGTTTTTGCCAACGCCGGCATTAATGGTGTTTGGGCACCCATTGAGGAATTAAAACCTGAAGAGTGGGAAAAAACGATCAAAGTTAACCTCACCGGCACATTTTTTACCGTTAAATATGCGGTGCCTTATTTGAAAAAACAAGGCGGTTCAGTAATCATCACCTCTTCAATTAATGGCACTCGCGTCTTTAGCAACACCGGCGCAACCGCTTATTCTTCCACCAAAGCCGGTCAAGTTGCTTTCGCAAAAATGGTTGCACTAGAACTTGCTGAGTCCCGAATTCGCGTCAATGTAATTTGTCCGGGGGCAATTAGCACCAATATCGATCAAAATACAGAACAGCGTAATATTGACTCTGTAAAGGAGCCGGTGGAGTTTCCCGAAGGTCAAATTCCTTTAACTGATGGCAAACCCGGAACCTCGGAACAAGTCGCACAATTAGTGCTATTTCTAGCCTCCGAAGCTTCCAGCCACATCACTGGCACTGAAATGTGGATCGATGGCGGCCAATCTTTGCTACTAGGCTAA
- a CDS encoding YihY/virulence factor BrkB family protein produces the protein MKIDIIGLLKQTFAEWQEDKASRLAAALSYYTAFSLAPLLIIVIAIVALVFGQDAAQGEIVGQIQGLVGEEGAKAIETMIQNSRKPAEGTIATIISVAILLFGATNVFNQLQESLNTIWEVAPKPGRGIKGAIKDRFPSFAMVLGIGFLLLVSLVVSAGLTAVSNYLGHLLPNLSIVWRVVNFLFSFGVITLLFAMIYRVLPDAKIAWGDVWIGAAITSLLFTIGKSLIGLYLGNSSVGSTYGAAGSFVVLLLWVNYSAQILFFGAEFTQVYANKYGSRIVPNKNALPLTEKARAGEGMPRTSYMEIASAQDDEKQAAHEKNRVAGDNRVSTQEADETPEYQPVKKKPPHPAAIALSVMIGAYRSGTKLLGINKNRR, from the coding sequence GTGAAAATTGACATAATCGGGCTACTCAAACAAACCTTTGCAGAGTGGCAAGAAGATAAAGCGTCGCGGCTAGCAGCAGCGCTGTCTTATTACACCGCATTTTCCCTTGCGCCGCTATTGATTATCGTAATTGCGATTGTCGCATTGGTTTTTGGCCAAGATGCCGCGCAAGGCGAAATTGTCGGACAAATTCAAGGTTTGGTTGGCGAGGAGGGTGCAAAAGCAATCGAAACCATGATTCAAAATTCCCGCAAGCCGGCTGAAGGCACAATTGCCACGATTATCAGTGTGGCTATTCTTTTATTTGGTGCCACCAACGTCTTCAACCAACTACAGGAATCGCTCAACACGATTTGGGAAGTTGCACCGAAGCCAGGGCGAGGCATTAAAGGGGCGATAAAAGACCGCTTCCCCTCCTTCGCAATGGTTCTCGGAATTGGCTTTTTACTGCTGGTTTCACTGGTTGTCAGCGCCGGACTTACGGCAGTGAGTAATTATTTAGGTCATCTTTTACCCAACCTCAGTATTGTGTGGCGAGTGGTTAACTTTCTGTTTTCCTTCGGTGTTATCACACTGCTGTTTGCGATGATTTACAGAGTCTTGCCAGACGCTAAAATTGCCTGGGGTGATGTTTGGATTGGGGCAGCGATTACTTCTCTGCTATTTACGATAGGTAAATCTTTAATAGGGTTGTATTTAGGAAATAGCAGCGTCGGTTCAACTTATGGGGCTGCCGGCTCGTTTGTTGTGCTGCTGCTATGGGTGAATTATTCCGCGCAAATTCTGTTCTTTGGGGCTGAATTTACGCAGGTTTATGCAAATAAATACGGCTCCAGAATTGTGCCGAATAAAAATGCTTTGCCCCTCACGGAAAAGGCTAGAGCCGGCGAAGGAATGCCCCGCACAAGTTATATGGAGATAGCTAGCGCTCAAGACGATGAAAAGCAAGCTGCCCATGAAAAAAACCGAGTTGCCGGCGACAACCGAGTTTCTACACAAGAGGCTGATGAGACGCCTGAGTATCAGCCGGTGAAGAAAAAGCCCCCACACCCGGCAGCCATTGCCCTCAGTGTGATGATTGGTGCTTATCGCAGCGGGACGAAGCTGTTGGGAATCAACAAAAATCGCCGTTAA